The genome window ACACACGCGGGGACATTTCCCTCCGATTTGGACGGATGCCAAGGTCGAAATTGAAAGGTGAAGTTGGGAGGAGTGTCGAGAAACAGAGAGGGTGAGAGAGATCCGATCACAGATCaaacgaaatattttatttttattttcataatgaAAGGAGGTTCCGAAGAAGATAAGAAAGTGACAGGGAGGTCCAGAAGTGAGTCATTGTGACCCTTGAGCAGTGGAAGTTGAGCCAACTGTTGTGGGAGAACGAGGGGGTTGTGCTACTTTTACTTTTCACATTGAAGTTGGCATCATGCCAATTGGTTTCTGGTGCAGTCAGGTGTACTGATGGAAGAGTCCACAATAAAATAGAATGGAAGATTTTAAAGCTTGAGGGGgtgcaatttgaattttaagagcTCAACCTAGATTGAGCGCCATAAAGCAACAACGAGTTTGGATAAACTAGGACTTTTTTGGAAGGCACGATTCAATCCTGGAATACTGCCTAGAGTTTCCGAACAATTTATATATTAAGCAATTGAAAGCTTTAAAGCCTTATCTTTAGCTTTATTATGTTAAGCACTACTTTTTGAGCCCAGCTTGTGTGTAGAACTATTgacataatttcaaaaaatcagtaagCTCCGAGCCATGAACAACTGGTACTAAATTTATATATTGCTTATTTCAAAAGTGTAATATATATCCGCGCACTGTTGCATAACTTCCCACCAGACGCCACttatctacagtaacccatcaGTAACCCCTCCTGGAGCCATATGACGTGATCAGTGTGACTGTTGTATACCGCACCAACACACTCCTCCATCACCTATTACACACACCAAAATCACCCCATCGGAAGTACAAGAAGATGCAGAAATTTGAAGGGATGGTGCATCTGGTGGGTGTCTGGCGACCTGACCTCTGGTGTCCCGCCATCAACAGGAGGAGGCCACCCATTGTAATTGTGACCGCTAGAAGCGTAGAGAGATGCCTCTTCTCTTTTTAATATAATGACAGACTCGCACAGAGGGACGGCTTTTATGAATGAATTGTGGAGGGATTGTGAGGGTCAATCCAACAACGATGACGACGACTCAATCAAGAGTGCATTTCGATACAGTTGTGAATAGAGAGAGGCGGGGTATAGTGAATAGAAAGGTGTATGGATGCTTGTGAGCAATTTAGTTGTCACCGGAATGGATTTTTACTAGAATTGTAATATATATTCGAATCGAGTAAAGGGGGCTAAAGTTCTAAAGTTAGAGAAAGTGTCATCAAGTTGAAAGTCGATGGATCAAGCTTTCCTCCAAGGTTCGAAGATTCGTGATCTTTCGGATCGAAGAATAATATGGACTTTCGCGCAACGCCTACTTGTATGCCTACAAGGCAGGCGTAACTCGACTTGAATTCTGTGGGTTCGTCATTTTTATGGAGAATGTAGAATTATATTAGAACTTTTGAACGtagaaatttagattttcgtCATAAAAATCATGCAGTTTTTGTTAATAACCAATACTTGAGTAGAAAGCTACTCAAAGGTAGCACCCCATCCGCTTCTcattcaaaatagaaaaataataatcataTAACGGAAATGTAATAAAAGAGGACGGAAACGGCATCTATATGATCCTCTATGTCTACCTCACGTGGTAACCATGGAAACTAAAGCGACCAACATCCAAAACAAGGAATAAGAGATCGGATATACATATAGAGAGCATCACAAGACACCGGAAGAGATGAGAGATGAGCACCTGATATTtttacttctttttctttttcacctCCGACTCTTTGGGCTAGGGGCGCTTTAATTATCTTGTTGTTTACTGCGGCTGGAACTGAGAAATAAGTAGAAGAAGTACGAAGATCTAGGAGGAACatgaagctttgaaaaataagttattatGACTTGAAATAGGGGAAATTGGATAGCTGCAATGGGAGAGAAAGTGTCTTCAAAAAGAAGATAAGGAACGGGGCGAAAATCAGTCAGGTGGAAATGAGgacaagaaatttttaaattcggaaggcaaaattcgaattttaattaGGTATTTAGGTCGCAACGTTGTAGATTCTAATGAGGGCCAATCGGacttcaaaagttcaagacaTTTTATAACAATAGATTTATTGCATGAACCATCGGACAAGGTTCCTGAAGGTTTAACAAAAGGGCTTTCAGATAAATAGACCAAAGATATTTACTTGGTCCAGAACTTGAGCCAAATTCTGGCAAGACTTTGAATGCACTTGGTAAAATTCGATTCAGCTTTTTCCAAACTGTAGGAAATTGGCAAGCGTTTGATCAAATTTGCGCTGAACTTCAGTAACTACGTCTTCTAAGTATcgcctaacttttttttccttctcgaATTGGACCTTACAAATTAATGTTGAGATGAGAAACTGTAAAGACTAATTTAGAATAGTATTACCTAAAAACTACAACCTGATCTTTCAGAACACAATGCTTCATCGTTGATGCCTAGCTTGCACTTTAccaattctcaatttttcatatttcggCTCCTTGAGCAAACTAATTTGTCAGgctcattcatttttcattcataaaTCAAGCATACGGAACCAATTTCTCTCGTTCCgtctcacttttttgtttcgaaaaaataacaaacaaaGAGAAGAAGTTTAAGAGAggtcctcttcttcttctcatctcGACCATCACGTCTTCGTTGGGCCATTTCCCCTCTGTTATCTCTTACATCTTTTCTTCTGTCTTTCGTCGTGCTCATTCTCATTTCCCGAGCTCTCCGCGTCCGCTTTATTGTCGCAACCCACCCCTAGTGAAAAGTCACTATGATTCTGGATGAGACACAGACAACTGGTGCCAGATGGCAACATTCCTGAAATATATCTGCGTCTATTGGTAATGTGTACTCCATTTGTCGGGGTTTTGGAAACAGAGCAATGATTTATCACTGGAATTGAGAGTCACCAACTCTTGGGCGACCGACTCGTTGAGTTCATATGAGGGGCGAGAAGGGTCAAGAGCTTGCGGTTTTTTGGAACTGCTGAATCGTTTTTCTGCAAAAGCTGAGGAGCCGTGAGTAGCAAAAACATGAAGATCCAGATGCAAACATAAAAAAGTGTGTCATGCCTGTTAATCTCGGTGTTTCGTTTCGAATTTCTCTCAAACGTCGtctaactttttcaactttgagttcatagaaatatgaaaaaagttaaatacaGTGTGCCCGGTCCTATCGgatcgcgaaaaaaaaatcttagaGCTCTAAAACAtctcgaaatatttttaatcacaatttttgagcttatcAATGGCTCATATTTTCACATTCATTTATTGAACTGAACTTTGAGAGCTTGAGATAGAAATGGAGCAAAACATGAGCTcccaacaaaaacaaaaagtgcacCCGCGACACGTGACTCACTAATGATTGATTGTGGAAAAATAGtgataaaattagaaatgttgGGGTTTGAAAAGCTgataaataaaataagaatgtaaggtaaaaatgaaacaacttGAAACCAAATTTAAAAGGACATCACTTCCCATGAGCTTTTCCCCTTTATTTGGATGGAAGGGCAGATTCTGCGAATTCTACAAATTCCACTAACATCTTATgtacattttcaattattttggtCTTCTGTCATCCCAAACAACGCCTTTCTAATTCAATTTGAAGCGTGTTAGACACCAAccaacccccccccccccaaatacccaaaatgtttttcaattctttctcCATTGCAGGATTTCAATGAGGGAAAAGGGCACAAgtatttactttttgaaatagatgaacttggaaaaaaatgtttttattgtttagaaaatcgtttaaaatatACTCTGAAGAGTTATGAAATATGTGGTTTTTGGctctaaattattttcgacattttgaatttttttggcgtaAGAGACTATTCACAtacaagaaaaatgattttgattttcactACAGGAGTGACATAACTTGACACTTCGCCTTGACGCTTTGTGATTTCCATTACACCTAGGCACATATATCATTGAAAGTACTAATCGTACGAAGTGGTGGCTACCAAACAATGTACTAATAACAGTAGAAGTGGTAATTGAAGGTCAAATAATATAAAGGTAGATCTACCGGTGGGTACCTCCTCACTCGCCCCGCGCACACCCAAATCCGGATAAAAAGAGCGACACACTGCACAGGAAATGAATATATGCAAATGGGTATTGTTCCGGGCATGGTCAACACCTCATTATTATTCACGTTTCAAGTATTGTATTGTTACTATTCGGTATTTGGCAGAGTAGTGCCGAATTGTGCATTACAGGGGGAATGAAATTGCAGTTATAGAGCTAGAACTTGGAAGAATACATATTGGAAAGCCTAAACGATAAAGGTACTGTGGCTGgtaaaaaattgcacaattaTGAATAATGGTTTTGTGTTTCCGGTTTATGGAAACTGtgactcaaaaaatcacacagatttctgaaaaatttgcatcTTAACAATTTAAAGAACTTTCCCAATACAGTAATCCACACATGCTCGTTCTATCGTAAAATCGTCGAACcttttattactttttatttatttattaggaTTGTAAAATGTATCAATAAATTCGTCAAGATCGCCAGAGTACCACGAAACTATGATTGTGCGATCAATAAAATCTGCCAGAAACATCAAGTTTCTCATAAAATAAATCGCATTCTGTTACCACGGAGCACTATTCGATTTGAATATACAGAAgacaaaaaactatgaatttttattagaaacaATACGAATAATATGGAAATATTACGGTGCATGGGATTTGGATGAAAAGAAAGGGAATTTCTATGAGATTCATAAGTACATTTGTAAGGATcccgttttgaaatttcccccCAAAAGTGCACctttaataattttgttttaattttttaagtttgagcATTGCAGGGGTTTTAGTTTGCCGCAATGCTCAAATTATctcaaaaagtattttttggtttatgaAAAGGTtatgaaaatcttgaaaagaAACACGTGAAAGTCTCAATTTAGAAACTTATCTGTTCAATTAATTTATTCTAACTTTTGTTCTGCGACCTTGTGTATTCGGTGAGTTTTCTCTTCGGCTCTTTTTTGGGGAAGCTTTGCCGGCATGTTGGCATAAAGACCTTCAAGGACTCCTGATTCTCAGGAATCTGGTGAAAACGTCCGGTTTTTCATGCTTAATGCAGATTGTTTTCTATCTGTAATTATgcaagttattttttcagaaagaaacaTGGCAGAAAATAGTGAAACACTTCTACAACTTGCCCATCTCGGTTACAGCATGCTCGCTCCAATGGTGTTCACCGGATACGTCATTGACAATGTGGAGGAAAGAAGAAGACTGGTGGATCATCGGGTGGTGGTGGAGCTAAAActggaggaggaggaggagatgGTGCAACCAGTGCAAAGAGTGataagaaagaaaaatcatcGAGTGCTCCAAACCCAGAGGGACCAAAGGCTCCAAGTGATAAGAATGCTGTCGCAGGGACACATGATCCAAATTATCAAACTCTTGCTGGAGTTGATGGAAATGTGTTCCAAGAGAAAGGAAAAGCTTCTCctgttgctgctgctggtGGAGCTTCTCCTGCTGCTGGTGCTCCAAAACCTGGAGGTCCTGGAATGGCTGGTGAGTAAATATTTCATTGGATATTCAGATTCAACTACGTACTAACAAACTAATCATATTCAGCCACCCACGACCCCAACTACCAAACACTTGCTGGAATTGGAAACGATTGTTTCGACAAGAAAGAAGGTGCAAAACCAGCTGGTGGTGGTGCGGCTCCAGGTGCTCCAAAAGCCGGTGGTCCTGGAATGGCTGGTTTGTTTTTGTAGTTCACACAAtcaaagttcaaatttaaCTTTCAGCTACTCATGATCCGAACTATCAGACACTGGCTGGAATTGGAAGCGATTGCTTCCAGAAGAAGTGATTTGTGTCAACTCGTGCAAAATCGGTACAATAACGAAATTATGTGACAAATCAGCCTTTCATCTCGTccttcaaataaaatttttcagttgaaatgttttgctttttagtttttttttcaattttccaatcaatattttcatggTGGATGGACTTTTCTGTTTAACAAAACGCCCTTATATGGTTCGGAGTCAGCACTAAACTTTCAGggagaaattttcagtcgtTTCAATAGTTTAAACTGGGGGAACTGGAAGATGGACAGAATATCAAAGATTCTTAATTTCTGCATAGAAGCCGCAATAGGCAAGTTCCGAAAACGTTAGTATTCcttaaaatgttatttaaaaattgtcgaatctttcattttttcaaacattttcatacACAAAAGCATAGTTTATCATTTACCAATTTACCAAACCAATAGGTGCTGTATTTCCGTACCCAACTAGTTTACTTGGAAAATGTATATCTTGGTTTATTTTAGAGATATCAATaaatgatcaactacaaaattatataaaaagattttgaaaataagtttcagttgacaatttttgtataGAACAAACGACAACtaagatataagctgtcaaagttgaacaattggGTGCAATACTTATAGGAGAAATACGGTAAATAAACTTTATTTATCAGGCTGCTTTTAGACAATTTATTTAATGTCCACCATAGCATCAGTTTCATTCATTGatccaaatattcaaatttgagcAAATTGAGTTCATGACTCTTCCCAAATTGTGTACCATTCCGTCACCACACCACAATAATCCGTCACCAGATACACCACCTTACCTGATCGTAAATCGTAATCTAAAAGGCGGCAACGCCACCTAATCCATTATTtctattaaaacaaaaaaaacagcagATGACCCCTTCTAATGACGTCATTGTTCTGAAAGATATCGGAGGCGGTTCGATCGTATTGTTGTTGTTGCGCAATGCAGCGTTCTGGTGAGTCTCTCCGCGCGTCTTGGATATACATGTCATTTGTGGTCACTCTTTATCGTGCACATTAGCGCATATGCACCGTGTGCAGACACATTTCGAATAGGTGACCCCTGTCTTTCTTTGGtcatttctatttattttataatattttgtttggctctttttcttttttgaatccTTTAGTTCTCTGTTGATcccttctttctttttttaatagcAAAAACTTTAACTTCTAAAATGCTATTCTGGTAAATCAGTTCAATTCGCGCGCCTATTttgtgcctacatgcctaccttcTCCCACTTGTTAACACTTTTTGCTTGtttgtttttccaattctaTAAACCTTTGAGGCAGGCACATGTGCCTGAAGGTGTGGCTGCCTACAATAGAAGAATTAGGTGCATCTATAGGCAAGCTGGGAGTATACTGTatctaattatatttttttgtagctGTTCAACAAACTTTATATTCTAGacttaaatacttttttgacCTACCTCCACAAACTCGGCGGGATTTTTATCCAATTTATAGTTTTCATTCCTCAATCTTACTTCttcttttcccattttttagtCATTCCATCattggtttttgaaagttttctggAATCTAACTCAACTTTCCTTTCGTTTCACTttcaatttatcgattttcagatgcGTCTTCTGATTCTTCTCCTAATTTGCTCTGCATTCTCCACATGCTCAGTGCTCGACTCATTCCGTGCCAATGGAATCGAGTTTGAAGTTTACGGTGAAGGACGTCTGATTCCGGAGAAGCAACACTGTGTACCGTATACCTTGGATCTCAATGAGTTTGTCAACTCGTTCAACACGAACAATATGAATGAGTACAGTCGAGGGCTTCTTCAAAAGCGGATTTTCACGAGTTTCGACGCAATTTGCCGCAAATTCAATATCCAAACCGAGAACGAGCAACCAGAATACAATCTGACAGAGGATAGATCTCAAATGAGATATTTGGATTATTTCGACTACAATTGGAATAGTCTTCGATTCGAACGAGATCTCAAATCTCTATTTTTGGagaataaaatcaataatccatTCCTGGATTCAGTCACTGAAGAAACCATCAAAAGAGCCGGAGCCAACGATGTTCTAGACTTTGCTCAAAAGACAACGGTATTCCCGAAGACTTGCAACGTGAAACAGATGACTGTTCAGACGATGATTTGcttcaatatttcagatatTCCACAATCTGGAACTATTTATGCGGTAAGTCCTTTGAgtgaatttaaagaaaaaaaaaaaatataatttcagttgGCCCATGGAGGAGAGTTCTTGCACAATGAGGAGGTCTATGCCTATTATGATATTCCACAATTCGTCCTGATCACTCAACAAGCTGTAATCCCAATTGagcttgaaaaatgcaaagtttTGGTTAGTATTACTGAATACtctttcaaattaaatgtttcaattttcagttcggCACGTACATTTACTGCTTCGAAGAATTTGACACCCAATGCGACGTTCGTACTCTCTCGGATTGCCCAATTTACGCCTACAAGACCGAAGATGAGTTTGTCTTCCGCAGAAGCTTCGGAATCGGATATATTTACGCTACGACCGAGTCTGATGTTGATTTGTATCAAAATGGCACAAAATCAACCGTTCCTGGACGTGTCTTCGTGCTCCGAACTAGTTTTGGAACTCCAACCACTGAAAACGGATCACCAGTTATGATGCCCGATATGACACCTCATCACGAGCCGGAGAAGAGCCAATTCGCCGAATTGCTGCCAGAATCGCAGAAGATTCTGAAGTCCGACACTCCGACACGATTGTATACCACTCAACGACGTGGTGTGAACATGCTAAGCCATAAGCATTACGATCAAGGAGCCTGGGATGCCGTTCGAGactttttcggattttaattgacttttaattttaatatttttttcaccaCGAGTACCAATTTCCATCAGGGATCCaatcctttttttcaaatttcaatttccaatatGAATCTTTTAATAAAACAAGTTTGACAATTTGACACTTTATGcgttaaaaaaaagcaatttatttgaatttcagagtaGCCGGAAGTTTTTTTGGGAAGTCAATAAAATGAGTATCAGATACATAGACAGAAAGTGTGTACCGAGTGGTGAATTAAAGAAAAGCTACAGAACAGAGAGCGAGATGAGTGAacagaagaaagaaaaataacacGTTGGGATGGAATTGACTAAAAAGATGAACAGGAGATGATGAGGAATTAAAGACGACTACAGTATGCACAACATGGGGATTTCAGGTGGAACAgagcaaaaaagaaacaaaatgaaaatggtGAAAGATGAGTGAAGAAATGGTATAGTTCATATGTACACGCATTTCTATATACAGACGTTTGTAATGGGGACAAATACAGCCAACACTGCAAACCAAACTCGAAAACTTCTACTGGGCAAGAAAATgggaatattttttgcagaaggCATTCATGGTTTGGCAGTTGATGAGGAAGTCGGCGAGCACACGATTTGTTGTAAGGATTGCATATTATGGGCAGTTAACGAGGAAAGTATGGTTGAATCGACTGGTTCAAGGCACGAAGGACATGTGAATGACTTCATAAGCCATTCGTCGACGCATTCTTGATGAAACGAGTGCATGCAAGGAAGGAATCGGATTCTCTCTCCTGGCTCAAAGTCGATCATACAGATGGCACatctgaaaatggtttttttaaaaatttaactagaGCGCATTAATACTGATTATACAGGCGCGAAATTTTGCGCCAAAGTGCGATAcacggtctcgacacgacaattttttgtttaatgcGAAAAGGTGTGAGCCTTTATAGAATACTGTATTTTCAAACTCTCCTTGCAGCGgaaatttcatcattttttaagtttcgtGAAAATgtatgtgattttttaatcacatatatttgagttttcaaaaaagaattaaaaatctatgaaatttcCGTATATATCtatagtttaaaattacagtaatctttaaaggcgcacactcttCCACagtacacaaaaattttgtcgtgccgagaccgggAACCATATTTTGTGAGTGAAATTTTGCGTCTGGgtgataataattttttcaacaccTCTGCTGTAGCTCGAACAATAATTGATATTGGTCAGATTGTAGTTTGAAtaatttagttaatttttcatttagatccgaatttcaaaacttactcATTACTGGTCATATCTCCTCGAAATACATCAGCAGGGATTTGCTCGAGAAGTCCTcgaattcggtttttttttgcttcgtCGAGTTCctgagaattttttaaaatttaattaaaattattctgcTCTAAACGCTCACTTTTCCCTGTTCCTGTGCTTGTCGTTGTCTAATTACGTTGTGTTGATAGAGCTGATTTACGTacgaactctgaaaatttcagtttaattaaattcagattcttcaataatttcttACGCTTTGTTGCATCATTGACGGATTTGTGAAGCTCATCGCTGCGTCTGATGATCGGCTCCTGCAAAAATAGTTTATTGAACTTGTTCTATACTTCAAGCATACAATCTaattgtatttaaatttttaaaaaatcgacgTGTTTTGGTTAATACAACTtccgttttcatttttgtggtATATCACATCAGTTTAGCTTCATCGACATCTCACAGTATACTAGTGAATGACAAAGTAAATTACCGTCGTAGTGGCGTCTCATCGTGCTGTCTGACGAACCCGAACAACGACGGCAAGCAGTTTCCCATTGTCGATCGAAAatcaagctgaaaaaaaagtcgaatatATGAAGATGTGACAAAATGAGGACATCGGAGTATTTCTCAGACGACTAAAGATGAGAATTTTCTACATGACTTTTccggatgggtctcgccacgcgggcAACAAGTTACTGTAATTCGTGTCAAAATACAGTTTGCCATAGCGTTATATTTctctaatttaatttaaaaaattctgactcatgattaaaaaatgtatattgtACAATTTCGGCCCGTAAATTGACacgagctacagtaacccactgCTCGCGCCGCAAGACCTTTTAGACGTCTAATTAATAGTAAGATAATGTTCAAACGTCCATGCATGGAAAACCAGGAAGGAAAA of Caenorhabditis elegans chromosome II contains these proteins:
- the C01G6.3 gene encoding Lipoprotein (Partially confirmed by transcript evidence), with protein sequence MRLLILLLICSAFSTCSVLDSFRANGIEFEVYGEGRLIPEKQHCVPYTLDLNEFVNSFNTNNMNEYSRGLLQKRIFTSFDAICRKFNIQTENEQPEYNLTEDRSQMRYLDYFDYNWNSLRFERDLKSLFLENKINNPFLDSVTEETIKRAGANDVLDFAQKTTVFPKTCNVKQMTVQTMICFNISDIPQSGTIYALAHGGEFLHNEEVYAYYDIPQFVLITQQAVIPIELEKCKVLFGTYIYCFEEFDTQCDVRTLSDCPIYAYKTEDEFVFRRSFGIGYIYATTESDVDLYQNGTKSTVPGRVFVLRTSFGTPTTENGSPVMMPDMTPHHEPEKSQFAELLPESQKILKSDTPTRLYTTQRRGVNMLSHKHYDQGAWDAVRDFFGF
- the C01G6.2 gene encoding uncharacterized protein (Confirmed by transcript evidence), whose product is MAENSETLLQLAHLGYSMLAPMVFTGYVIDNVEERRRLVDHRVVVELKLEEEEEMVQPVQRVIRKKNHRVLQTQRDQRLQVIRMLSQGHMIQIIKLLLELMEMCSKRKEKLLLLLLLVELLLLLVLQNLEVLEWLPPTTPTTKHLLELETIVSTRKKVQNQLVVVRLQVLQKPVVLEWLLLMIRTIRHWLELEAIASRRSDLCQLVQNRYNNEIM
- the C01G6.4 gene encoding RING-type domain-containing protein (Confirmed by transcript evidence), producing the protein MGNCLPSLFGFVRQHDETPLRRSRSSDAAMSFTNPSMMQQSSSYVNQLYQHNVIRQRQAQEQGKELDEAKKNRIRGLLEQIPADVFRGDMTSNECAICMIDFEPGERIRFLPCMHSFHQECVDEWLMKSFTCPSCLEPVDSTILSSLTAHNMQSLQQIVCSPTSSSTAKP